One genomic segment of Diceros bicornis minor isolate mBicDic1 chromosome 13, mDicBic1.mat.cur, whole genome shotgun sequence includes these proteins:
- the AGMAT gene encoding guanidino acid hydrolase, mitochondrial has protein sequence MLRLLASGCARGLGAGGGARGLRSSRLGRGARPAAGLCDPGRSPSHQASDGPRNQPPSADVVARPVGVCSMMRLPVQASPEGLDAAFVGVPLDIGTSNRPGARFGPRRIREESVMLRIANPSTGALPFQSLMVADLGDVNVNLYNLQDSCRLIQEAYQKIIAAGCIPLTLGGDHTITYPILQAMAKKHGPVGLLHVDAHMDTADKALGEKLYHGTPFRRCVDEGLLDCKRVVQIGIRGSSMTLDPYRYSRSQGFRVVLAEDCWMKSLVPLMGEVRQQMGGKPMYISFDIDGLDPAYAPGTGTPEIAGLTPSQALEIIRGCQGLNVVGCDLVEVSPPYDPFGNTALLAANLLFEMLCVLPKVTTV, from the exons ATGCTGCGGCTGCTGGCGTCCGGCTGCGCCCGGGGCCTGGGGGCTGGCGGGGGCGCGCGGGGGCTGCGCTCCAGCCGCTTGGGGCGCGGCGCGCGTCCTGCCGCGGGACTCTGCGACCCTGGCCGCAGCCCCAGCCACCAGGCCTCTGACGGCCCCCGGAACCAGCCCCCCAGCGCTGACGTCGTGGCCCGGCCGGTGGGCGTCTGCTCCATGATGCGGCTGCCCGTGCAGGCTTCCCCCGAGGGGCTGGACGCCGCCTTCGTCGGGGTGCCCCTGGACATTGGGACCTCCAACCGGCCCGGGGCGAG ATTTGGACCCCGCCGGATCCGGGAGGAGTCAGTGATGCTCCGGATAGCCAACCCCAGCACGGGGGCCCTCCCCTTCCAGTCCCTCATGGTTGCAGACCTAGGAGATGTGAATGTCAATCTCTACAACCTTCAGGACAGCTGCCGCCTAATTCAAGAGGCCTATCAGAAAATTATAGCAGCTGGCTGTATTCCTCTGACCTTGG GTGGAGATCACACAATCACATATCCTATATTGCAAGCCATGGCAAAAAA GCATGGCCCTGTGGGGCTGCTCCATGTGGATGCTCACATGGACACGGCCGACAAGGCCCTAGGAGAGAAGCTTTATCACGGGACACCCTTCCGCCGGTGCGTGGACGAGGGACTCCTGGACTGTAAGCGCGTGGTGCAGATCGGCATCCGGGGCTCTTCCATGACCTTGGATCCCTACAGATACAGCCGGAGCCAG GGCTTCCGGGTGGTCCTGGCTGAAGACTGCTGGATGAAGTCACTCGTTCCTCTGATGGGGGAAGTGAGGCAGCAGATGGGAGGCAAACCCATGTATATCAGCTTTGATATCGATGGCTTGGATCCCGCCTATGCCCCGGGGACAGGGACCCCCGAAATTGCTGGTCTCACCCCCAGTCAG GCTCTGGAGATCATCCGGGGTTGTCAAGGCCTGAACGTGGTGGGTTGTGATCTTGTGGAAGTTTCACCGCCATACGATCCTTTCG GAAACACGGCCCTCCTGGCGGCTAACTTGCTGTTTGAGATGCTGTGTGTGCTCCCCAAAGTGACAACTGTCTGA
- the DNAJC16 gene encoding LOW QUALITY PROTEIN: dnaJ homolog subfamily C member 16 (The sequence of the model RefSeq protein was modified relative to this genomic sequence to represent the inferred CDS: inserted 2 bases in 1 codon), which translates to MEVKKLSLSWQFLIVLVLILQILSALDFDPYRVLGVSRTASQADIKKAYKKLAREWHPDKNKDPGAEDKFIQISKAYEILSNEEKRSNYDHYGDAGESQGYQKQQQQREYHFRHFHENFYFDESFFHFPFNSERRDSIDEKYLLHFSHYVNEVVPDSFKKPYLIKITSDWCFSCIHIEPVWKEVVQELEGLGVGIGVVHAGYERRLAHHLGAHSTPSILGIINGKISFFHNAVVRENLRQFVESLLPGNLVEKVTNKNYVRFLSGWQQENKPHVLLFDQMPVVPLLYKLTAFAYKDYLSFGYVYVGLRGAEEMTRQYNVNVYAPTILVFKEHTHKPADVIQARGMKKQVIDDFINQNKYLLATRLTSQKLFHELCPVKRSHRQRKYCVVLLTAEATKLSKPFEAFLSFALANXQDTVRFVHVYSNRQQEFANTLLPDSDTFQGKSAVSILERRNTAGRVVYKTLEDPWTGSESDKFILLGYLDQLRKDPALLSSEAVLPDLTDELAPIFLLRWLYSASDYISDCWDSVFHNNWREMMPLLSLVFSALFILFGTVIVQAFSDSNDERESNPPDKEEAHEKAGKTEPNFTKENSSKIPKKGFVEVTELTDVTYTSNLVRLRPGHMNVVLILSNSTKTSLLQKFALEVYTFTGSSCLHFSFLSLDKHREWLEYLLEFAQDAAPIPNQYDKHFMERDYTGYVLALNGHKKYFCLFKPQKTVEEEEAMGSCSDLDSSLHLGESRGKSSCALGSKPIKGKLSKLSLWMERLLEGSLQRFYIPSWPELD; encoded by the exons atggaagtGAAAAAGTTGAGCCTTTCCTGGCAGTTCTTGATAGTTCTGGTTCTGATCCTGCAAATTCTCTCTGCGTTGGATTTTGACCCATACAGAGTCCTAGGGGTCAGCCGAACAGCCAGTCAGGCTGATATTAAAAAGGCTTATAAGAAGCTCGCCCGGGAATG GCATCCTGACAAAAACAAAGATCCTGGAGCAGAAGACAAGTTCATTCAAATTAGCAAGGCTTACGAG ATTCTTTCCAATGAAGAAAAGAGATCAAATTATGATCACTATGGAGATGCCGGAGAGAGCCAGGGCTACCAGAAGCAGCAACAGCAGCGAGAGTATCACTTCCGCCATTTccatgaaaatttttattttgatgagtcTTTTTTTCACTTCCCTTTTAATTCTGAGCGGCGGGACTCAATCGATGAAAAGTATTTGTTGCACTTTTCACATTATGTGAATGAAGTGGTTCCAGATAGCTTCAAGAAACCCTACCTCATTAAGATCACCTCAGATTGGTGCTTTAGCTGTATTCATATCGAGCCTGTTTGGAAAGAAGTCGTTCAAGAACTGGAAGGATTGG GTGTAGGAATCGGCGTGGTCCATGCTGGGTACGAGAGACGCCTGGCCCATCACCTGGGAGCACACAGCACACCCTCTATCCTGGGAATCATAAATGGGAAAATCTCCTTCTTCCATAATGCAGTTGTCCGTGAGAACCTACGACAGTTTGTAGAGAGTCTTCTTCCAGGGAACTTGGTGGAAAAA gttacaaataaaaattatgtccGATTCCTCTCTGGCTGGCAGCAAGAGAATAAACCGCATGTCCTTCTGTTTGACCAAATGCCCGTTGTACCACTGCTCTACAAG TTGACTGCTTTTGCATACAAAGATTATCTGTCGTTTGGATATGTGTATGTCGGTTTGAGAGGGGCGGAAGAGATGACGAGGCAGTACAACGTCAATGTCTATGCCCCCACCATCCTGGTCtttaaagaacacacacacaagccTGCAGATGTTATCCAG GCCCGAGGTATGAAGAAACAGGTCATTGACGACTTCATCAACCAAAACAAGTATCTGTTGGCAACCAGGCTCACCAGCCAGAAGTTGTTCCATGAACTCTGCCCCGTGAAACGGTCTCACCGACAGAGGAA GTACTGTGTGGTTTTACTGACTGCCGAGGCTACCAAGTTGAGTAAACCCTTTGAGGCCTTCCTGTCCTTTGCCCTGGCAAA ACAGGACACGGTGAGATTCGTGCACGTCTACAGCAATCGGCAGCAGGAGTTTGCCAACACCCTCCTACCAGACAGTGATACGTTTCAAGGGAAATCAGCG GTGTCTATCTTAGAAAGGCGCAACACGGCAGGAAGGGTGGTCTATAAAACCCTGGAGGATCCCTGGACAGGGAGTGAGAGCGATAAATTCATCCTTTTGGGTTATCTCGACCAGCTGCGGAAAGACCCGGCTCTACTGTCCTCGGAAGCTGTGCTGCCTGACTTGACCGATGAACTTGCCCCT ATTTTTCTCCTCCGGTGGCTCTACTCTGCTTCTGACTACATCTCGGACTGCTGGGACAGCGTCTTTCACAACAACTG GCGGGAAATGATGCCCCTTCTGTCCCTGGTCTTCTCTGCCCTCTTCATCCTCTTCGGCACCGTCATCGTTCAGGCTTTCAG TGACTCAAACGATGAGCGAGAGTCAAACCCTCCAGATAAAGAGGAAGCCCATGAGAAGGCCGGGAAGACGGAGCCaaacttcaccaaagaaaacaGCAG CAAGATTCCTAAAAAAGGCTTTGTGGAGGTAACCGAACTCACAGATGTAACATACACCAGTAACTTGGTACGCCTGAGGCCAGGCCACATGAACGTGGTCCTCATCCTGTCAAATTCCACCAAGACCAGCCTACTGCAGAAATTCGCTTTGGAAGTCTACACGTTCACTGG GAGCAGCTGCCTACACTTCTCCTTCCTGAGTCTAGATAAACACAGAGAATGGCTAGAATACTTATTAGAATTTGCTCAAGATGCAGCCCCAATTCCAAACCAGTATGATAAACATTTCATGGAACGTGACTACACTGGTTATGTACTGGCTCTGAATGGCCACAAGAAATACTTCTGCCTCTTCAAGCCCCAAAAAACAGTCGAAGAGGAGGAAGCCATGGGGTCATGCAGTGATCTTGACTCTTCCCTCCATCTGGGTGAATCTCGAGGGAAATCTTCCTGTGCCCTTGGATCCAAGCCCATCAAAGGAAAATTGAGCAAGTTGTCCTTATGGATGGAACGCCTGTTAGAAGGCTCCTTACAGAGGTTTTATATCCCATCATGGCCTGAACTAGACTGA